From Segatella copri, the proteins below share one genomic window:
- the ccsA gene encoding cytochrome c biogenesis protein CcsA produces the protein MVKKIIFILYILVLVCMAAATIVEKSQGTDYAHAHYYGAWWFILIWAVLAALGAFYIIKRKVKCASTLALHLSFIIILAGALLTHISAKRGMIHLRIGQPTDTYMAQDEEQGMKEEKLPFSLCLKKFEAKMHDGTNAVADYSSKFTVTDGDDKSEGKVSMNNIYSHRSYRLYQSSYDEDGKGSVLAINADPYGIPVTYTGYALLFISLVWMLFDPKGGYHKLLKSPLLKKGALITALILSMGNIQTLHAESATGNLQNAVLPKETAEKFGELHILYNDRICQVQTFALDFCKKIYGARSYQGLTAEQVLSGWVFYGNTWANEPFIKIKSGEMKTAMNLPDYASLNTFFNREMGGYTIGQYVQEYYNGQQDKFHQQAADIDGKIQIIMELREGISLKVLPYTFTKNVKATKDHPFIKAGTTTWFSPVDKLPQAVEQQHALYIRNVFSLLNGDVKAGNISRVNEFFVKMKKYQEVSSGNSLPTNTQYKAERINNAFPFATILFMANLTLGFIALFYTIYRMTKKREVKVLDIALPILLVVSFLALTFGLVLRWIISGNVPMSNGYESMLTVAWFVMLIAIFMQFRIRLVMVFGFLLSGFFLLVSHINQMDPAIGQMMPVLNSPLLSMHVSIIMMSYALLSLTFICGIMGICMRSHGEELQALSRVFLYPALTCMGFGIFIGAIWANVSWGNYWSWDSKETWALITFMIYAVVVHTQSLPVFRKPLVYHIYITLAFLSIAMTYFGVNYFLTGMHSYA, from the coding sequence ATGGTTAAAAAGATTATATTCATTCTTTACATCCTTGTGCTCGTATGCATGGCTGCCGCCACCATCGTGGAAAAAAGCCAGGGCACGGATTATGCCCATGCCCACTACTATGGGGCATGGTGGTTCATTCTTATCTGGGCAGTACTCGCTGCCCTAGGTGCGTTCTATATCATCAAAAGAAAAGTGAAGTGCGCTTCTACGCTGGCACTCCATCTCTCCTTCATCATCATCCTTGCCGGGGCATTGCTCACACATATATCGGCTAAACGGGGCATGATTCATCTGCGCATCGGTCAGCCTACAGATACTTATATGGCTCAGGATGAAGAGCAGGGTATGAAGGAAGAGAAACTCCCTTTCTCGCTCTGCCTAAAGAAGTTTGAAGCGAAGATGCATGATGGTACCAACGCTGTGGCTGACTATTCTTCAAAATTCACCGTAACGGATGGGGATGATAAGAGCGAAGGCAAAGTTTCGATGAACAACATCTATTCCCACCGGTCTTACCGTCTTTATCAGTCATCTTACGATGAAGACGGCAAGGGAAGCGTGCTCGCTATCAATGCCGATCCATACGGCATACCAGTCACCTATACTGGCTATGCGCTGCTCTTCATCTCCCTCGTATGGATGCTCTTCGACCCAAAGGGCGGTTATCACAAACTACTGAAGAGTCCTTTGCTCAAGAAGGGAGCCTTGATAACAGCACTCATCCTCAGCATGGGCAATATACAGACACTGCATGCAGAATCTGCAACAGGCAATCTCCAAAATGCTGTATTGCCAAAGGAAACTGCAGAGAAGTTTGGCGAGCTTCATATTCTCTACAACGACCGCATCTGTCAGGTACAGACCTTTGCCCTCGATTTCTGCAAGAAGATATATGGAGCCAGGAGCTATCAGGGATTGACTGCAGAACAGGTACTCTCTGGTTGGGTGTTCTATGGAAATACTTGGGCAAACGAGCCTTTCATCAAGATCAAGAGCGGAGAAATGAAAACAGCGATGAATCTGCCAGACTATGCTTCGCTCAATACTTTCTTCAATCGTGAAATGGGTGGCTATACCATCGGACAGTATGTTCAGGAATACTACAATGGGCAGCAGGACAAGTTCCATCAGCAAGCCGCCGATATCGATGGCAAGATACAAATCATCATGGAGTTGCGAGAAGGTATCTCATTGAAAGTTCTTCCTTACACCTTCACCAAGAATGTGAAAGCTACCAAGGATCATCCTTTCATCAAGGCGGGTACTACCACGTGGTTTTCACCGGTGGATAAGTTGCCGCAAGCCGTAGAGCAGCAGCATGCGCTCTATATCAGGAATGTATTCTCTCTGCTGAATGGTGATGTAAAGGCAGGAAATATCAGCCGTGTAAATGAGTTCTTCGTCAAGATGAAGAAATATCAGGAGGTAAGTAGTGGTAACTCGCTGCCAACAAATACCCAGTATAAGGCAGAACGCATCAATAATGCCTTTCCTTTTGCCACCATTCTCTTCATGGCAAACCTCACATTGGGCTTCATTGCCCTCTTCTACACCATCTATCGCATGACTAAGAAGAGAGAAGTGAAGGTCCTAGACATCGCCTTGCCAATCCTTTTGGTTGTATCATTCTTGGCACTGACCTTCGGTTTGGTATTGAGATGGATTATCAGTGGCAATGTGCCGATGTCGAATGGCTATGAGAGTATGCTCACCGTGGCATGGTTTGTGATGCTGATAGCCATCTTCATGCAGTTCAGAATCCGACTGGTGATGGTATTCGGCTTCTTGCTCTCAGGTTTCTTCCTGCTTGTTAGTCATATCAACCAGATGGATCCTGCCATTGGACAGATGATGCCTGTACTGAATAGTCCTCTTCTGAGTATGCACGTAAGCATCATTATGATGAGCTATGCTCTGTTATCATTGACATTTATCTGCGGCATCATGGGCATCTGCATGCGCTCTCATGGCGAAGAACTCCAGGCATTGAGCCGTGTGTTCCTCTACCCTGCCCTCACCTGCATGGGATTTGGTATCTTTATCGGTGCTATCTGGGCTAACGTGAGCTGGGGCAACTACTGGAGTTGGGACAGCAAGGAGACTTG